One window from the genome of Panulirus ornatus isolate Po-2019 chromosome 26, ASM3632096v1, whole genome shotgun sequence encodes:
- the LOC139757422 gene encoding probable chitinase 2, translating to MVGCTLTLLALSAFALGGALAQHDQQVACYLGSWAVYRPGAGKFNIEDIDPTLCTTLIYSFAGLNETTNNIKSLDPEYDINKRAYEKFVNLKSLNPRLKVLMAVGGWTEGSKKYSAMASTSETRKIFIDSAVKFIQKHKFDGLDLDWEYPANRGGVPEDKENFVDLVKELRKEFDKYGWMLTAALAAGKSTIETAYDIDELAEELDFIHIMAYDYHGKWDGRTGHNAPLYSREDEPEDEKYLNVDATVKLYLDSGAPPHKLLLGVGLYGRTFLLSDITNPGISSPSLPTAFAGPYTREDGFLGYNEICEKQRTESGDWTVVWQEAHQAPYMYRDNMWVGYDDNFSLSLKVAYAQSLGLGGIMVWSIDTDDFTGTCAKNSIRFPMLRSINQALTMHAVKRPGATPTTTKPVTKKPIEIDIDIDDDDDDIDLDVDNDLDDYKYNIDDSRTSSVGAEDGGGSSAITPALSILLALLMTAAVAR from the exons GTGGGGCGTTGGCACAGCATGATCAACAAGTAGCATGCTACCTGGGTTCATGGGCTGTCTACAGGCCAGGTGCTGGGAAATTCAACATAGAAGACATTGACCCAACACTCTGTACGACCCTCATCTACTCCTTCGCTGGCCTCAATGAGACGACTAACAATATCAAGTCACTCGACCCTGAGTATGACATTAACAAGA GGGCATACGAGAAATTTGTCAACTTGAAGAGCTTGAACCCACGCCTGAAGGTGCTGATGGCTGTAGGAGGGTGGACCGAAGGCTCAAAAAAATACTCGGCAATGGCTAGTACTTCAGAAACCAGGAAAATCTTCATTGACTCTGCCGTAAAATTCATCCA gaaacaCAAGTTTGATGGTCTGGACTTGGATTGGGAATATCCAGCTAACAGGGGTGGTGTTCCAGAAGACAAAGAAAACTTTGTTGACCTTGTTAAG GAGCTGCGGAAGGAGTTTGACAAGTATGGTTGGATGCTTACTGCTGCCCTGGCTGCAGGGAAGTCCACCATTGAAACAGCTTATGACATAGATGAATTGGCAGAAGAACTAGACTTCATTCACATTATGGCATATGACTACCATGGCAAATGGGATGGACGAACTGGCCATAATGCTCCACTGTATTCACGAGAGGATGAGCCTGAGGATGAGAAGTATCTTAATGTG GATGCAACTGTGAAATTGTATTTGGATTCAGGAGCCCCTCCTCACAAGTTGCTGCTTGGTGTTGGCTTGTATGGAAGGACGTTCTTGTTGAGTGACATTACCAACCCTGGAATCAGCAGTCCATCACTCCCCACAGCTTTTGCTGGGCCCTACACTAGGGAAGATGGATTCTTGGGTTATAACGAG ATTTGTGAGAAACAGAGGACTGAATCTGGAGATTGGACAGTTGTGTGGCAAGAAGCTCATCAGGCACCTTATATGTACCGTGATAACATGTGGGTTGGTTATGACGACAACTTCTCCCTAAGTCTCAAGGTTGCCTATGCTCAGAGTCTTGGCCTTGGTGGCATCATGGTGTGGTCCATAGACACTGATGACTTCACAGGCACTTGTGCCAAGAACAGCATTCG GTTTCCGATGCTACGTTCCATCAACCAAGCCCTCACCATGCATGCAGTGAAGCGACCTGgtgccacccccaccaccaccaaaccagtGACGAAGAAACCTATagaaattgatattgatattgatgatgatgatgacgatattgaCCTAGATGTGGATAATGACCTTGATGATTATAAGTACAACATTGATGATAGCAG GACTTCAAGTGTGGGTGCTGAAGATGGAGGTGGATCAAGTGCAATCACCCCAGCCCTTTCTATCCTCTTGGCACTGCTGATGACAGCTGCAGTGGCTCGCTGA